A stretch of Thiobacter sp. AK1 DNA encodes these proteins:
- the hypB gene encoding hydrogenase nickel incorporation protein HypB, producing MCNTCGCNITPGNRKHAYTPVAGTTAVSVLQNLLAKNDDQAAHNRAHFDQHGVLTINLMSAPGSGKTTLLEATIETLKDAFRIGVIEGDLATENDAARIRAKGVPAHQITTGSACHLDAHMVHEALHHFPLEGLDFLFIENVGNLVCPASFDLGQHRNVTLLSVTEGDDKPAKYPVMFRAADCVLLTKCDLLPLLEDFDPARAEGYVRNLANDAPVLRLSARNGQGLNAWFDWLRQTRAQQQARLAAGGTTRPKARPEGAPLNETPA from the coding sequence GCCTACACGCCGGTGGCGGGCACCACGGCGGTGTCGGTGCTGCAAAACCTGTTGGCGAAGAACGACGATCAGGCCGCCCACAACCGGGCCCACTTCGATCAGCACGGCGTGCTCACCATCAATCTCATGTCGGCGCCGGGCTCGGGCAAGACCACGCTCTTGGAAGCCACCATCGAGACCTTGAAAGACGCATTCCGCATCGGCGTGATCGAAGGCGATCTCGCCACGGAGAATGATGCCGCGCGCATCCGCGCCAAGGGGGTGCCCGCGCACCAGATCACCACCGGCTCCGCCTGCCATCTGGACGCCCACATGGTGCATGAGGCCTTGCACCACTTTCCCTTGGAGGGCCTCGATTTCCTGTTCATCGAAAACGTGGGCAACCTGGTCTGTCCCGCGAGCTTCGATCTGGGCCAGCACCGCAACGTGACCCTGCTGTCTGTCACTGAAGGGGACGACAAACCTGCCAAGTATCCGGTGATGTTCCGCGCCGCCGACTGCGTGCTGCTCACCAAGTGTGATTTGCTGCCGTTGTTGGAGGACTTCGATCCGGCGCGCGCCGAAGGATATGTGCGCAATCTTGCCAACGACGCGCCGGTATTGAGGCTTTCCGCACGCAACGGGCAGGGGCTTAATGCCTGGTTCGACTGGTTGCGGCAGACGCGCGCCCAGCAGCAGGCGCGGCTGGCCGCAGGCGGGACGACGCGCCCGAAGGCGCGGCCGGAGGGCGCGCCTCTTAACGAAACGCCTGCATGA
- the greB gene encoding transcription elongation factor GreB, translating into MSKAFTKEPDEDLEADLEEEAHELPKGTKNYITPAGYARLEAELKHLLTVERPEVVKVVSWAAGLGDRSENADYIYGKKRLREIDKRIRFLTKRLGFAQIVDPTQQPHDKIYFGATVVVADATGQEATYTIVGIDELDPARGRISWRSPLALALLGKEEGETVTVRTPSGVQELEILEVRYEAVD; encoded by the coding sequence ATGAGCAAGGCATTCACCAAGGAACCGGACGAGGACCTCGAAGCGGATCTCGAGGAAGAAGCGCATGAGCTACCCAAGGGCACCAAGAACTACATCACGCCCGCCGGCTATGCCCGCCTCGAAGCCGAACTCAAGCATCTGCTGACGGTGGAGCGGCCGGAGGTGGTGAAAGTGGTGTCCTGGGCGGCGGGGCTAGGCGACCGCTCGGAAAACGCCGACTACATCTACGGCAAGAAGCGGCTGCGGGAAATCGACAAGCGCATCCGCTTCCTCACCAAGCGGCTGGGGTTTGCCCAGATCGTCGATCCCACCCAGCAGCCCCACGACAAGATCTATTTCGGCGCCACCGTGGTGGTGGCGGATGCCACGGGCCAGGAAGCCACCTATACCATCGTCGGCATCGACGAGCTCGATCCCGCCCGTGGCCGCATCTCCTGGCGCTCGCCCCTGGCGCTGGCGCTCCTGGGCAAGGAAGAGGGCGAGACCGTCACCGTGCGCACGCCCAGCGGCGTGCAGGAGCTGGAGATCCTGGAAGTGCGCTACGAGGCGGTGGACTGA
- the hypF gene encoding carbamoyltransferase HypF, with protein MTVAISTPSVIAARRLFLGGRVQGVGFRPFVFRLATRLGLAGTVQNLNGQVCIEVQGPPQALDVFTAALLTEAPPLAQPELLASEPTAPRALAGFAILASGVAAPDVHLPPDQFCCDDCLRELTDPSDRRYRYPFINCTQCGPRYTLIAGLPYDRARTAMAAFALCPACHAEYENPLDRRFHAEPLACPSCGPQLRFVQGSRVVAGNEAALAACVALLRAGGIVAVKGVGGYHLLVAAQDEAAVGRLRQRKRRPTKPFAVMFPWQSDLTILRRHLRLSSEEEAVLRAPERPILLLARAADCGLADAVAPWLGHVGAFLPYSPLHHLLLGDYGAPVVATSANLSGEPVLTDGKAVAQRLARVADAFLHHDRPILRPADDTVRRFIAGRARPLRLGRGMAPVERVLPTSVVTPTLAVGGHLKNTIALAWDRRVVISPHIGDLDAPRSRDVFGQTIEDLQRLYGVRATRVVCDAHPDYGSSRWARASGLKCVPVLHHHAHASALAGEWPAVGHWLVFTWDGVGLGEDGTLWGGEAFLGRPGHWRRVASLRPFRLPGGEAAAREPWRAAAALCWSQGLNWSPPGVDVAFCRGAWARGINAPETSAAGRLFDAAAALLGLVQHTSYEGEGPMRLEAFAQGEGAPVALPLKRDAAGVWRADWAPLLAHLLDARVPPARRAADFHASLARLIVEQTRTIACEAAFEAVGLAGGVFQNRLLAEHAAALLDAAGWPVRLCEALPCNDGGLAFGQIIHVAANDHA; from the coding sequence ATGACCGTCGCCATCTCGACCCCATCGGTGATCGCCGCCCGCCGCCTTTTCCTGGGCGGCCGGGTACAGGGTGTGGGCTTTCGCCCCTTCGTGTTCCGGCTCGCCACCCGTCTGGGTTTGGCCGGCACGGTGCAAAATCTCAACGGTCAGGTGTGCATCGAGGTGCAAGGCCCGCCCCAGGCGCTGGATGTCTTCACCGCGGCCCTGCTCACCGAGGCACCGCCCCTGGCGCAGCCCGAGCTCTTGGCGAGCGAGCCCACGGCACCGCGCGCTTTAGCGGGTTTTGCCATTCTCGCCAGCGGCGTGGCAGCACCGGACGTGCATCTGCCGCCGGATCAGTTTTGTTGCGATGACTGTCTGCGGGAACTCACAGACCCCAGCGACCGGCGCTATCGCTATCCTTTCATCAACTGCACCCAGTGCGGACCGCGCTACACCCTCATCGCGGGCCTGCCCTATGATCGCGCCCGCACGGCCATGGCGGCCTTTGCCTTGTGCCCCGCCTGTCACGCCGAATACGAAAATCCTCTAGACCGGCGTTTCCACGCCGAACCTCTGGCCTGTCCCTCCTGCGGCCCGCAGTTGCGTTTCGTGCAGGGCAGCCGCGTGGTCGCGGGCAACGAAGCGGCGCTGGCCGCGTGCGTGGCGCTGCTACGTGCGGGCGGCATCGTCGCCGTGAAAGGCGTAGGGGGCTACCACCTGCTGGTGGCGGCGCAGGACGAGGCTGCCGTGGGTCGGCTGCGGCAGCGCAAACGGCGTCCCACCAAGCCTTTCGCCGTCATGTTTCCCTGGCAGTCGGATCTCACGATCCTACGGCGGCATCTGCGTTTGTCGTCCGAAGAGGAGGCGGTGCTGCGCGCACCTGAGCGTCCGATCCTACTTTTGGCGCGGGCAGCGGATTGCGGGCTGGCAGACGCGGTGGCCCCGTGGCTCGGGCACGTCGGGGCGTTTTTGCCTTACAGTCCCTTGCATCATCTGCTGCTTGGGGATTACGGCGCGCCGGTGGTGGCCACTTCGGCCAATCTGAGTGGCGAGCCGGTGCTGACGGATGGAAAGGCCGTTGCCCAGCGCCTGGCCCGGGTGGCGGACGCCTTTCTTCACCATGACCGTCCCATTCTGCGGCCCGCGGACGACACCGTGCGTCGTTTCATCGCTGGCCGCGCGCGCCCGTTGCGCCTGGGACGGGGCATGGCCCCGGTGGAGCGCGTGTTGCCGACATCTGTGGTGACGCCTACGCTGGCTGTAGGTGGACATCTCAAGAACACCATCGCGCTGGCCTGGGATCGGCGCGTGGTGATCTCGCCACACATCGGCGACCTGGATGCGCCCCGCAGTCGCGACGTGTTCGGCCAAACGATCGAAGATCTGCAGCGTCTGTATGGCGTGCGGGCGACACGCGTGGTGTGCGATGCCCATCCGGATTACGGCAGCAGCCGTTGGGCGCGCGCAAGTGGGCTTAAGTGCGTGCCGGTATTGCACCACCATGCCCATGCTTCGGCTCTGGCTGGAGAATGGCCCGCGGTAGGGCACTGGCTCGTCTTCACCTGGGATGGCGTCGGCTTGGGCGAGGACGGCACCCTCTGGGGCGGGGAGGCGTTCTTGGGACGGCCCGGACACTGGCGCCGGGTGGCGAGTCTGAGGCCGTTTCGCCTGCCTGGTGGTGAGGCGGCGGCGCGCGAACCCTGGCGGGCAGCGGCGGCGCTGTGTTGGAGTCAGGGCCTCAACTGGTCGCCCCCGGGAGTCGATGTTGCGTTCTGTCGTGGGGCCTGGGCGCGGGGAATCAACGCACCGGAGACGTCTGCCGCAGGGCGCCTGTTCGACGCCGCAGCCGCGCTTTTGGGGTTGGTGCAGCACACAAGCTACGAAGGGGAGGGGCCGATGCGGCTGGAGGCCTTCGCCCAGGGCGAAGGCGCGCCGGTGGCCTTGCCGCTTAAGCGGGACGCAGCCGGAGTATGGCGGGCCGACTGGGCACCGTTGCTTGCGCATTTGCTCGACGCGCGTGTACCTCCGGCACGGCGGGCGGCCGATTTCCATGCCAGCCTCGCCCGCCTGATCGTGGAGCAGACGAGGACCATCGCGTGTGAGGCGGCTTTCGAAGCCGTGGGGCTTGCCGGCGGCGTGTTCCAGAACCGGCTGCTTGCCGAGCACGCTGCGGCACTCTTGGATGCAGCCGGCTGGCCTGTGCGGCTTTGCGAGGCGCTGCCCTGCAACGACGGGGGGCTTGCCTTCGGGCAAATCATCCATGTCGCGGCGAACGACCATGCGTGA
- the hypD gene encoding hydrogenase formation protein HypD, with translation MSLTAQDWLAKIHALPLTRPVRILNVCGGHERAITLTGLRAALPRTIELIPGPGCPVCVCPEEDVYQAIRLALEERVILAAFGDMLRVPVNVPKGEPRCLDAAKAAGADVRPVASPREVVALARAHPERPVVFFAAGFETTTAPVAAMLLEGVPDNLYLLLSARRTWPAVAMLLASDAPGFDALIAPGHVATVMGPEEWRFVVEQYRMPTAVAGFTPVSLLAAFYSVLRQLLEAQPFLDNCYPEVVRPGGNPTAQAQLTETMHITEANWRGIGVLPASGFRLCERFAAHDARLTFPDHAALGRQRAGQMPPGCDCARVVLGRIAPDACRLYGTACTPRHPVGPCMVSDEGACRIWWAGGVRARVA, from the coding sequence ATGAGCCTCACCGCCCAGGACTGGCTCGCCAAGATCCACGCCCTGCCGCTTACGCGGCCGGTGCGCATCCTGAACGTCTGTGGCGGCCACGAGCGCGCCATCACGCTCACCGGACTGCGCGCTGCCTTGCCGCGCACGATCGAACTCATTCCGGGACCAGGCTGCCCGGTGTGTGTCTGTCCCGAAGAGGATGTGTATCAGGCCATCCGGCTCGCCCTCGAAGAACGGGTGATCCTCGCCGCCTTCGGCGACATGCTGCGGGTGCCGGTCAACGTACCCAAGGGCGAGCCCCGTTGCCTCGATGCGGCGAAGGCGGCCGGCGCCGACGTGCGGCCCGTCGCCAGTCCCCGCGAGGTCGTGGCCCTCGCCCGTGCGCATCCTGAGCGACCCGTGGTGTTCTTCGCCGCCGGCTTCGAGACCACCACTGCGCCGGTAGCCGCCATGCTGCTGGAGGGGGTACCCGACAATCTTTACCTTCTGCTTTCGGCGCGGCGCACCTGGCCCGCGGTGGCGATGCTATTGGCTTCGGACGCGCCCGGCTTCGACGCCCTGATCGCGCCCGGCCACGTGGCCACGGTGATGGGGCCGGAGGAGTGGCGCTTCGTGGTGGAGCAATACCGCATGCCCACGGCGGTGGCGGGCTTCACGCCGGTGTCGCTGCTGGCGGCGTTTTATTCCGTGCTGCGCCAGTTGCTGGAAGCGCAGCCCTTCCTCGACAACTGCTATCCGGAGGTGGTGCGCCCCGGCGGCAATCCCACGGCGCAGGCGCAATTGACGGAGACGATGCACATCACCGAGGCCAACTGGCGTGGCATCGGCGTGCTTCCCGCCTCAGGCTTTAGGCTATGCGAGCGCTTCGCCGCCCACGATGCCCGCCTAACGTTTCCGGACCACGCGGCGCTGGGACGCCAGCGCGCCGGCCAGATGCCGCCGGGTTGCGATTGCGCCCGGGTCGTGCTGGGGCGGATTGCCCCCGATGCCTGCCGGCTCTACGGCACGGCCTGCACGCCCCGTCACCCCGTGGGGCCGTGCATGGTCTCCGACGAGGGCGCATGCCGCATCTGGTGGGCGGGCGGGGTGAGGGCGCGGGTGGCTTAA